One region of Thermodesulfobacteriota bacterium genomic DNA includes:
- a CDS encoding (2Fe-2S)-binding protein: MDSHLREEGVGGISIEFTLNGRPIQVDVPAHWTLLRVLRERLGLTGTKEGCGIGECGSCTVLLDGSPVNACLVLSPKVSGKRVETIEGLGRRDSLHPLQRSFIEHGAVQCGFCTPGILMSAKALLDRNPRPTTEEVREAISGHLCRCTGYQQIIEAIIKASEV; this comes from the coding sequence ATGGATTCTCATCTCCGCGAGGAAGGCGTCGGAGGCATCTCGATCGAGTTTACCTTGAACGGAAGGCCGATCCAGGTGGACGTCCCTGCCCACTGGACCCTCTTGAGGGTCCTTCGTGAGAGATTGGGGCTTACGGGCACAAAGGAGGGATGCGGGATCGGGGAGTGCGGGTCCTGCACCGTCCTGCTCGATGGGAGTCCGGTCAATGCCTGTCTCGTTCTCAGCCCCAAGGTTTCGGGGAAAAGGGTGGAGACGATCGAGGGACTGGGAAGGCGGGATTCCCTCCATCCCCTCCAAAGGTCTTTCATCGAACACGGGGCGGTGCAGTGTGGATTCTGCACCCCCGGGATCCTGATGTCGGCCAAGGCCCTCCTTGATCGAAATCCCCGTCCAACGACCGAAGAGGTGAGGGAGGCGATCTCAGGCCATCTCTGTCGCTGCACCGGGTACCAGCAGATCATCGAAGCCATCATAAAGGCGTCGGAGGTTTGA
- a CDS encoding xanthine dehydrogenase family protein molybdopterin-binding subunit — protein MRQIGKGLPKVDALDKVLGKARFGADLPGEDFLHLKVVRSRKPHAKILGLEMAEALKVEGVERIFTSDDIPGKNLVGTIKKDQPVLAKEKVRSIGDAVALVAARTMEAAEEAARRVIIHYEDLPCLRTPEEALRLDAPAIHEGGNLLIEFNLVKGDVQKGFQEADLVVEKTYETTWVDHAYLEPDAGIAYIDEAGRITVVCPTQNVHYDQKEVASVLSLPLEKVRIIQSSTGGGFGGRLDLTVQPYLALAVYHLRRPVRIVYSREEVFEVISKRHPLKIRYRSGAKRDGQLTAVEVEILGDTGAYASYGPTVGIRSAIHATGPYQVPNVKVLSRMVYTNNPWSGAMRGFGVPQVAFAHESQMDLLAEALGIDPIEIRLKNALTVGSETATGQRLKSSVGIGETLRRVKEWRDQNRFSLTDPSRPHLRRGIGIASMWYGIGNTGIANPSTAQVEISPEGRIRLYTGVADIGQGSDTVLLQIAAEALGVSLDQIDLIRADTAKTTDAGATSASRQTYISGNAILEAVKDLKERVLEEASSILREEMNELFIEEAAVRHRKNRSLSIPLGEVARMARRVLRGEGSFDPETTRLDPQTGQGSPYATYAFATHLAEVEVDIESGKVKVVRVVACHDVGRPIHPKNVVGQIIGGVAMGVGFALMEEYQPGETVSFVNYLIPTSKDVPEVVPLLVEETEPSGPFGAKGVGEPALIPCAPAILNAINRAVGERIYQLPASLERVLEAVRRKGPPLPASGLPT, from the coding sequence ATGAGACAGATAGGGAAGGGACTTCCAAAAGTCGATGCCCTGGACAAGGTCCTGGGAAAGGCCCGTTTCGGAGCAGACCTGCCCGGGGAAGACTTTCTCCATCTTAAGGTCGTACGGAGCCGTAAGCCCCATGCAAAGATATTGGGCCTCGAGATGGCCGAGGCGCTCAAGGTCGAGGGCGTCGAGCGGATCTTCACCTCCGACGACATCCCAGGGAAGAATCTGGTGGGGACGATCAAGAAGGATCAACCTGTCCTCGCCAAGGAGAAGGTGAGGTCTATCGGCGACGCAGTGGCCCTGGTTGCCGCCAGGACGATGGAGGCTGCCGAGGAGGCGGCCCGGAGGGTCATCATCCATTATGAGGACCTTCCCTGTCTTCGCACTCCGGAGGAGGCGCTTCGACTCGATGCCCCGGCCATCCACGAGGGAGGAAACCTGCTTATCGAATTCAACCTCGTCAAGGGCGATGTTCAAAAGGGTTTTCAGGAGGCCGACCTCGTCGTCGAAAAGACCTACGAAACGACCTGGGTGGATCATGCCTATCTTGAGCCTGACGCCGGCATCGCCTATATCGACGAAGCAGGAAGGATCACCGTCGTCTGCCCGACCCAAAATGTCCATTACGACCAGAAGGAGGTGGCCTCGGTTCTCTCCCTTCCCCTTGAAAAGGTGAGGATCATCCAGTCCTCCACGGGCGGAGGTTTTGGCGGAAGGCTCGATCTCACGGTACAACCCTACCTGGCCCTGGCTGTCTACCACCTGAGGAGGCCGGTGAGGATCGTCTATTCGCGGGAAGAGGTCTTCGAGGTCATCTCCAAACGCCACCCGCTTAAGATACGGTACCGAAGCGGTGCGAAGCGGGATGGCCAATTGACGGCAGTGGAGGTGGAGATCTTGGGAGATACGGGGGCCTACGCCTCCTACGGTCCCACCGTTGGGATTCGCTCCGCCATCCATGCCACGGGTCCCTATCAGGTTCCCAACGTGAAGGTCCTGAGCCGGATGGTTTACACCAACAACCCCTGGTCAGGCGCCATGAGGGGATTCGGCGTTCCCCAAGTCGCCTTTGCCCACGAGTCTCAGATGGACCTGCTGGCCGAGGCCTTGGGGATCGACCCCATCGAGATCCGTTTGAAGAATGCCTTAACCGTCGGCTCTGAGACCGCGACGGGTCAGAGGCTGAAATCGAGCGTGGGGATCGGAGAGACCCTTCGAAGAGTGAAGGAATGGAGAGATCAGAATCGGTTCTCCTTGACCGATCCTTCGAGACCCCATCTCAGAAGAGGAATCGGGATCGCCTCCATGTGGTACGGGATCGGGAATACGGGGATCGCCAACCCCTCTACGGCCCAGGTCGAGATCTCTCCCGAGGGGAGGATCCGTCTCTACACCGGGGTGGCCGACATCGGACAGGGATCGGATACGGTCCTATTACAGATTGCGGCAGAGGCGTTAGGGGTGTCCCTCGATCAAATCGATCTCATCCGGGCCGATACCGCTAAGACCACCGATGCAGGAGCCACCTCTGCCAGCCGTCAGACCTACATCTCCGGGAATGCGATCCTCGAGGCGGTGAAGGACCTCAAAGAGAGGGTCTTGGAGGAGGCCTCTTCGATTCTTCGTGAAGAGATGAACGAGCTCTTCATCGAAGAGGCAGCGGTCAGACATCGTAAGAATCGAAGCCTCTCCATCCCCCTCGGGGAGGTGGCGAGGATGGCCCGAAGGGTGCTCCGGGGAGAGGGGAGCTTCGATCCAGAGACGACGAGGCTTGACCCCCAGACCGGCCAGGGGTCTCCCTATGCGACCTACGCCTTTGCGACCCACCTCGCCGAGGTGGAGGTGGACATCGAAAGCGGGAAGGTGAAGGTGGTTCGGGTCGTGGCCTGCCACGATGTCGGAAGGCCTATCCATCCGAAGAACGTCGTGGGTCAGATCATCGGTGGAGTGGCCATGGGGGTGGGGTTTGCCTTGATGGAAGAGTATCAGCCCGGAGAGACCGTCTCCTTTGTGAATTACCTCATCCCGACCTCGAAGGATGTTCCGGAGGTGGTCCCCCTCCTGGTCGAGGAGACCGAGCCCAGCGGTCCCTTTGGCGCCAAAGGGGTGGGCGAGCCCGCCCTCATCCCCTGTGCGCCGGCGATCCTCAATGCAATCAACCGGGCCGTCGGAGAGAGGATTTATCAACTCCCAGCAAGCCTTGAGAGGGTACTGGAGGCGGTTAGGAGAAAGGGGCCTCCGCTCCCGGCCAGCGGTCTCCCGACTTAA
- a CDS encoding TRAP transporter large permease, whose translation MSPVTVGILGSLLLVFLLFLGMPIAFVMMLVGFLGISYLASLNAALPVIANTVYETASFYPYTIIPLFILMGGFAGNAGITRELYQTFDKWFRRLPGGLGIATIASCAFFAALSGSSVAAAAAMGNIAIPEMKRFRYDPKLAVGAVAAGGTLSFLIPPSLGFVVYGMLTEQSIGKLLISGIVPGILLSLAFIVVIVIQVKMNPSLAPMTPGEVSWKEKLLAFSGIWETLLVFFLVMGGIYLGFINPTEAGAIGATALFVIVLLKKRLTLKNLSASLFEAARISVLVLFLVAGANVFSYFLALSTIPMAVSTWMAGLEVSRYVVLTIIILIYMLLGCFLDAISMMVLTMPVIFPVIKTLGFDPIWFGVICVIMMEAGLITPPVGLNVYTLAGVVKDVPMQTIFRGAAPFLFSMIAVVILITLFPKIALFLPSMMGR comes from the coding sequence ATGAGTCCCGTGACCGTGGGGATTTTGGGAAGCCTTCTTCTCGTCTTTTTACTCTTTTTAGGCATGCCGATCGCCTTCGTGATGATGCTGGTGGGCTTCCTCGGGATCAGCTACCTCGCCTCACTCAATGCAGCCCTGCCGGTGATCGCCAATACGGTTTACGAAACGGCCTCCTTCTATCCCTATACGATCATCCCCCTCTTCATCCTCATGGGCGGGTTTGCGGGCAACGCCGGCATCACCCGGGAGCTCTACCAAACCTTCGACAAATGGTTCAGGCGCCTGCCGGGAGGGCTTGGCATCGCAACCATCGCCTCCTGTGCCTTCTTTGCCGCGCTGAGCGGGTCTTCGGTGGCCGCGGCGGCCGCGATGGGCAATATCGCCATTCCGGAGATGAAACGATTCCGTTACGACCCCAAGCTGGCCGTGGGCGCGGTGGCCGCAGGAGGAACCCTCAGCTTCCTCATCCCCCCCAGCCTGGGCTTCGTCGTCTACGGCATGTTGACCGAACAGTCCATCGGAAAGCTCCTCATTTCGGGGATCGTTCCGGGGATCCTTCTCTCCTTGGCTTTCATCGTGGTGATTGTCATCCAGGTGAAGATGAACCCCTCCCTTGCGCCCATGACCCCGGGCGAGGTGAGCTGGAAGGAGAAGCTTCTGGCCTTTTCGGGGATCTGGGAGACCCTCCTCGTCTTCTTCCTCGTGATGGGCGGGATTTATCTCGGCTTCATCAACCCGACTGAGGCTGGGGCGATTGGAGCGACCGCCTTGTTCGTCATCGTCCTCCTTAAAAAACGATTGACCCTGAAGAACCTCTCTGCCTCTCTGTTCGAGGCTGCGAGGATCTCCGTCCTCGTCCTCTTCCTGGTGGCCGGGGCGAACGTCTTCAGTTACTTCCTCGCCCTCTCCACCATCCCCATGGCGGTATCGACGTGGATGGCGGGTCTGGAGGTCTCCCGATACGTGGTCCTCACCATCATCATCCTGATCTACATGTTGCTCGGCTGTTTTCTCGATGCGATCTCGATGATGGTCCTCACCATGCCGGTCATCTTTCCTGTCATCAAGACGTTGGGCTTCGATCCGATCTGGTTCGGAGTGATCTGTGTGATCATGATGGAGGCGGGGCTGATCACCCCACCCGTCGGGCTCAATGTTTACACCCTTGCGGGAGTGGTCAAGGACGTTCCGATGCAGACGATCTTTCGAGGGGCCGCCCCTTTTCTCTTCTCGATGATCGCGGTGGTGATCCTCATCACCCTCTTTCCGAAGATCGCGCTCTTCTTGCCGAGCATGATGGGAAGGTGA
- a CDS encoding UPF0280 family protein, translating to MPRAHRIGERNLIQRLPNGAVLVDHGPMRLSVYVSEKGKVLASLAEEGGLLALELLQELARFLPLLKRRSVELDEEGPYPEIVKRMIRATKEMGEPDLTPLAAVAGTISEMVADFIFHQGGTRVIVENGGDIALRMREGEVVKVGIRSEIETPRPSFLVTVDSSMEVGGVATSGLGGRSFTKGIASAATVFARKASSADAAATVVGNFTNLDAPEIARALAESLYPDTDIAGQWVTTRVGMLLSHQVEQALKNGLSKASELRRKGLIQGAFIAVQGKTLWTDSLSGRLAPL from the coding sequence ATGCCAAGGGCACATAGGATAGGTGAGAGAAACCTTATCCAGAGGCTTCCCAACGGGGCGGTCCTCGTGGACCATGGGCCCATGCGCCTCTCCGTCTATGTCTCGGAAAAAGGAAAGGTCCTCGCCTCGTTGGCCGAAGAAGGGGGTCTGCTGGCCCTCGAACTCCTCCAGGAGTTGGCCAGGTTTCTTCCCCTCTTGAAGAGGAGGTCGGTGGAATTGGATGAGGAGGGCCCCTATCCTGAAATCGTGAAAAGGATGATCCGGGCGACGAAAGAGATGGGAGAGCCGGACCTCACCCCGCTTGCGGCGGTGGCCGGGACGATCTCCGAGATGGTCGCAGATTTTATCTTCCACCAGGGTGGAACGAGGGTCATCGTCGAAAACGGTGGCGATATTGCCCTCCGAATGAGGGAGGGGGAGGTGGTCAAAGTTGGCATTCGATCCGAGATCGAAACCCCAAGGCCCTCTTTCCTCGTCACCGTCGATTCCTCGATGGAGGTCGGGGGCGTGGCCACGAGCGGGCTGGGGGGCAGGAGTTTCACCAAGGGGATCGCCTCGGCAGCCACCGTCTTTGCGAGGAAGGCCTCCTCGGCCGATGCGGCGGCAACGGTGGTGGGGAATTTTACCAACCTCGATGCTCCCGAGATCGCCCGGGCCTTGGCAGAGTCCCTCTACCCGGATACCGATATCGCCGGCCAATGGGTGACGACCCGGGTGGGGATGCTTCTCTCCCATCAGGTGGAACAGGCCTTAAAGAACGGCTTATCAAAAGCCTCGGAGCTTCGACGCAAGGGGCTCATCCAAGGGGCCTTCATCGCCGTCCAGGGAAAGACCCTCTGGACGGACTCGTTGTCAGGCCGGTTGGCTCCTTTGTGA
- a CDS encoding amidohydrolase family protein: MAKLLIKNIGTIVSGDISNPLLQGDAIFIDGGLIRAIGKENELDASGVEKVIDAGGMTVTPGLIDSHCHPVLGDFTPRQKMLDFIESSLHGGVTTAISAGEVHLPGRPKDVAGTKALAILAAKSFANARPSGVKVLGGGLILEPGLEERDFEELAREGVRVVAEIGLGGIKSPKEAAPMVRWAKKYGMVVMMHTGGTSIPGSTTVTAEDVIATDPDIVSHINGGPTAGSLTEAEKLVRNTDLTLEIVHCGNPKMIVEVMRIVKAVKGYPRIIIGNDAPSGTGVVPLGILRVINFLSSLCEVKAEEAIAMATGNTARVYKLNRGVIAVGKEADLVIMDAPMGSVGKDALSAIEAGDIPGIAAVLIDGVVKIGVSRNTPPPNRKIAINP, encoded by the coding sequence ATGGCCAAACTGCTCATAAAGAATATCGGGACGATCGTTTCCGGGGACATTTCCAATCCTCTTCTGCAGGGAGATGCCATTTTCATCGATGGAGGATTGATTCGAGCCATCGGCAAGGAGAATGAGCTCGATGCGAGTGGGGTCGAGAAGGTGATCGATGCCGGAGGGATGACCGTCACACCGGGGTTGATCGATTCTCACTGCCATCCCGTCTTGGGTGATTTCACCCCGAGGCAGAAGATGCTCGATTTCATCGAATCGTCCCTTCACGGAGGCGTGACCACGGCCATCTCCGCAGGAGAGGTCCACCTGCCCGGAAGACCGAAGGATGTGGCGGGCACGAAGGCCTTGGCCATCCTTGCGGCGAAATCGTTCGCCAACGCCAGGCCTTCGGGCGTGAAGGTCCTCGGAGGGGGATTGATCCTGGAGCCCGGCCTCGAGGAGAGGGACTTTGAAGAGTTGGCCCGGGAAGGGGTGAGGGTCGTGGCCGAAATCGGGCTTGGGGGGATCAAGAGTCCGAAAGAGGCCGCTCCCATGGTCCGGTGGGCGAAGAAGTACGGGATGGTGGTGATGATGCACACAGGGGGGACCTCGATCCCGGGAAGCACGACGGTCACCGCCGAGGACGTGATCGCCACCGATCCGGATATCGTCTCCCATATCAACGGCGGGCCGACGGCGGGCTCCCTCACCGAGGCCGAAAAGCTGGTCAGGAATACCGACCTCACCCTCGAGATCGTTCATTGCGGAAACCCCAAGATGATCGTCGAGGTGATGAGGATCGTCAAGGCGGTGAAGGGCTATCCCCGGATCATCATCGGAAACGATGCGCCCTCGGGAACGGGTGTGGTCCCCCTCGGGATTCTCCGGGTGATCAACTTCCTCTCCTCCCTCTGCGAGGTTAAGGCCGAAGAGGCCATCGCCATGGCGACCGGGAACACCGCAAGGGTTTATAAGTTGAACCGGGGGGTGATCGCGGTGGGAAAAGAGGCGGACCTCGTCATCATGGATGCGCCGATGGGCTCGGTGGGTAAGGATGCCCTCTCCGCCATCGAGGCAGGAGACATCCCGGGGATCGCGGCCGTATTGATCGACGGGGTCGTGAAGATCGGGGTGAGCCGGAACACGCCACCGCCCAATCGAAAGATTGCCATAAACCCGTGA
- a CDS encoding 4Fe-4S dicluster domain-containing protein: MIVNVETCIGCGLCVETCPISAIRLSKEKGKKKKATISEICVDCKACTKVCPVEAIGPEPVSKTGGISCPACPINCYIRPGLTGACQRFVNREGALVRNIPLQRYEDVQEIVGPDHESAIRRPLITGIGAGTTYPDTKPAPYIVQSNVDGIDVVTVVTEAPMSYSGIKVKIDTDRNIGKEGAPVLIGKKRVGHLCTEEYGSKILSLGGVNLLTGEGGIAVARLIVDLANRKEVRLRVEGGAELILQVGKPPIIDGEVGTRMRVGCGSASMGLFGRYFLKAADEVVVLDSHLIGQFTEHAAGRELGARYSGIRLKARRSTPGRYFGEHGRGWGGTPIENPLDIVEGFDPEITKPGTTLLVTETTAERAAMFRLSEKGRFEEIDLTPEAREAIDLMASNCQPSRVSALYVGGAGGSARAGVTKIPIKLNQAIHQNRARLTVGGAPTYILPGGGITFFVDVEKVMVRAFTYVPTPATVVPLEYTMRLEEYLAIGGHKEKIRKLEDVLKEINP; the protein is encoded by the coding sequence ATGATCGTCAATGTGGAAACCTGTATCGGGTGTGGTCTCTGTGTGGAGACCTGCCCAATCTCTGCCATTCGTCTGTCGAAAGAAAAAGGGAAGAAGAAAAAGGCCACGATCTCCGAAATCTGCGTCGATTGCAAGGCCTGCACCAAGGTCTGTCCCGTGGAGGCGATCGGCCCTGAGCCGGTGTCCAAAACCGGTGGGATCTCCTGCCCTGCCTGCCCCATCAACTGTTACATCAGGCCCGGACTGACAGGCGCCTGCCAGCGGTTCGTCAACCGTGAGGGAGCACTCGTCCGGAACATCCCGCTTCAGCGTTATGAGGACGTCCAGGAGATCGTCGGGCCCGATCACGAGTCAGCGATTCGAAGACCCCTGATCACCGGGATCGGTGCCGGAACCACCTATCCCGACACGAAGCCCGCGCCATATATCGTCCAGTCGAACGTCGACGGGATCGATGTCGTCACGGTCGTGACCGAGGCGCCGATGAGCTATAGCGGCATCAAGGTGAAGATCGACACCGATAGAAATATCGGAAAAGAAGGCGCCCCCGTGCTCATCGGGAAGAAGAGGGTGGGGCATCTCTGCACCGAGGAATACGGTTCAAAAATCCTCTCCCTGGGAGGCGTCAACCTCCTCACCGGCGAAGGGGGGATCGCGGTCGCCCGGCTCATCGTCGATCTGGCCAACCGGAAGGAGGTTCGCCTCAGGGTGGAGGGAGGGGCCGAGCTGATCCTTCAGGTTGGGAAGCCCCCGATCATCGACGGAGAAGTGGGGACCCGGATGCGGGTGGGCTGCGGAAGCGCTTCGATGGGCCTCTTCGGAAGGTATTTTTTGAAGGCCGCCGACGAGGTCGTCGTCCTCGATTCCCACCTCATCGGCCAGTTCACTGAACATGCCGCTGGGAGAGAGCTCGGTGCGCGCTACAGCGGCATCCGCTTGAAGGCGAGGCGATCCACGCCCGGCAGGTACTTCGGAGAGCATGGCAGAGGCTGGGGCGGAACCCCGATCGAAAACCCCCTCGACATCGTCGAGGGCTTCGATCCGGAGATCACAAAACCCGGGACCACCCTCCTCGTCACGGAGACGACGGCCGAAAGGGCTGCGATGTTTCGCCTGAGCGAGAAGGGTCGCTTCGAGGAGATCGATTTGACGCCCGAGGCGCGGGAGGCCATCGATTTGATGGCCTCCAACTGTCAACCCTCGAGGGTCTCGGCCCTTTACGTCGGGGGGGCAGGAGGAAGCGCCAGGGCAGGGGTGACCAAGATCCCGATCAAGCTGAACCAGGCCATCCATCAGAATCGGGCAAGGCTCACGGTGGGCGGGGCGCCGACCTACATCCTTCCCGGAGGGGGGATCACCTTTTTTGTCGACGTGGAGAAGGTGATGGTGAGGGCGTTTACCTATGTCCCAACGCCTGCCACGGTCGTCCCTCTCGAATATACGATGAGGCTTGAGGAATATCTCGCAATCGGCGGTCACAAGGAGAAAATCCGGAAGTTGGAGGATGTGCTGAAAGAGATCAACCCATAA
- a CDS encoding xanthine dehydrogenase family protein subunit M produces MIPPFQYSLPKTLSEACQLLWDASGRAKVIAGGTDLVISLRNGGLTPSCLVDLTHLKELRGIEVSNGGLSIGAAVSHSEIASSPTVRQFAGILSEAASQIGSPQIRNLGTLGGNIVNASPAADTLPPLLVLEAVGRVVSLKGERDVPVSRLLLGPYRTALQPYEILTRISFKKIPEGMRWVFIRLARREAMAIARMSLALLLRMDGGRIEEVRIAPGAVLPHPDRLIEVEEFLKGKTPEEALLKEASKKVSEAVIRRSGIRPSTSYKAPVLEALFLRAMREVLQKDS; encoded by the coding sequence ATGATTCCTCCCTTCCAATACTCCCTTCCCAAGACCCTCTCCGAGGCCTGCCAACTCTTATGGGATGCTTCGGGGAGGGCGAAGGTGATTGCCGGTGGCACCGATCTGGTGATTTCCCTTCGGAATGGGGGTTTGACGCCCTCTTGCCTCGTCGACCTGACCCACCTAAAGGAGCTCCGGGGGATCGAGGTATCGAACGGAGGCCTCTCGATCGGTGCAGCGGTCTCCCATTCCGAGATTGCGTCTTCGCCCACGGTGAGGCAGTTCGCGGGGATCCTTTCCGAGGCAGCCAGCCAGATCGGCTCTCCACAGATCCGTAACCTCGGAACCCTCGGCGGCAACATCGTCAACGCCTCTCCTGCCGCAGACACCCTCCCCCCCCTGCTGGTCCTCGAGGCCGTTGGGAGAGTGGTCTCTTTGAAAGGAGAGAGGGACGTTCCGGTCTCCCGCCTCCTCTTGGGCCCTTATCGGACGGCCCTGCAACCCTATGAGATCCTCACCCGGATCTCTTTTAAAAAGATCCCCGAAGGGATGAGATGGGTTTTCATCCGATTGGCCCGTCGGGAGGCCATGGCCATCGCCAGAATGAGCCTCGCCCTCCTACTCCGGATGGACGGGGGGCGGATCGAAGAGGTTCGGATCGCACCCGGGGCGGTCCTGCCCCATCCCGATAGGTTGATCGAGGTGGAAGAATTTTTGAAAGGCAAAACCCCGGAGGAGGCCCTGCTCAAGGAGGCCTCGAAGAAGGTCTCGGAGGCCGTGATCCGGCGAAGCGGGATCCGGCCCTCCACCTCTTATAAGGCCCCGGTCCTCGAAGCCCTTTTTCTCAGGGCGATGCGGGAGGTTCTGCAAAAGGATTCATGA
- a CDS encoding amino acid synthesis family protein: MEVRKYVTIVEETVIEGGKKVDPPTRKAAAVAVIKNPFAGKYVENLEELIEVGEALGGILGRRAVEALKISPEKAESYGKAAIVGLAGELEHAAAILHPKLGGPLREAVGGGKAIIPSAKKMGGPGTEIDVPLHYKDAAFVRSHFDAMTVRVPDAPGPDEIVVAIVVTDSGRPHPRIGGLKKEEAKKEDGLR, translated from the coding sequence ATGGAAGTGAGAAAGTATGTGACCATCGTCGAGGAGACCGTGATCGAAGGAGGGAAGAAGGTCGACCCTCCTACGCGGAAGGCCGCCGCGGTAGCGGTGATCAAGAATCCCTTTGCCGGAAAGTACGTTGAGAACCTGGAAGAGCTCATCGAGGTCGGCGAGGCCCTGGGCGGGATCCTCGGAAGGCGGGCGGTCGAGGCCTTGAAGATCTCTCCCGAAAAGGCCGAGAGCTATGGCAAGGCGGCCATCGTCGGACTCGCTGGCGAACTGGAGCATGCCGCGGCCATCCTCCATCCAAAGCTGGGGGGGCCACTAAGGGAGGCGGTGGGCGGTGGAAAGGCGATCATCCCTTCGGCGAAGAAGATGGGGGGGCCCGGGACGGAGATCGACGTTCCGCTCCATTATAAAGATGCAGCCTTCGTCCGCTCCCACTTCGACGCCATGACCGTGAGGGTGCCGGATGCGCCCGGGCCGGACGAGATCGTCGTGGCCATTGTTGTCACAGATTCCGGAAGGCCCCATCCTCGCATCGGCGGGTTGAAGAAGGAAGAGGCCAAAAAGGAGGATGGCCTGAGGTAG
- the mmsA gene encoding CoA-acylating methylmalonate-semialdehyde dehydrogenase produces the protein MEAKRLKNYINGQWVESKTNRWLEVRNPATDEVIALCPETTPDEIDRAVRVAQEAFWAWRNTPPPRRAKLLFQFHEKLQKHVEEIATFIVNENGKTLADARGEMTRAMEYVEHACAGPELLKGSHAEDVGTGVDTVYIREPLGVFVFLPPFNFPAMIALYFVWALAAGDTVIVKSSRLCPMTITRIFEIAEDCGFPKGVINLLHGSGSGVGEALITHPGTVGVSFVGSSEIGERVYKTAIQHGKRAQCQGGAKNHVLIAEDAIIDEVMQNVVDSCFGHVGERCFAVSNVLAVEKVYERVKEKFLELSKRLVLGYGMDPGVTLGPVVSKEALNEMLMEIEGGIREGAKLLLDGRNPKVEKYPKGYFLGPTVFEAEPEMRIFQIEVFGPVRCLKKVKDLAEGVEIINQSRYGHTANIYTENGGWAREFARRVNVGQVGINIGTPAPIAYFPVGGRKISMFGDIRGRANEAIDFYTDKKVIISRWHSSFQGLAKTLDDGFAMKYTKKA, from the coding sequence ATGGAGGCGAAGAGGCTGAAGAACTACATCAATGGACAGTGGGTGGAGTCGAAGACGAATCGGTGGTTGGAGGTGAGAAATCCGGCAACGGACGAGGTGATCGCGCTCTGTCCCGAGACGACCCCGGACGAGATCGATCGGGCCGTCAGGGTCGCCCAAGAGGCCTTCTGGGCCTGGAGAAATACGCCCCCGCCCCGGAGGGCCAAATTACTCTTTCAGTTTCACGAGAAACTTCAGAAACACGTGGAGGAGATCGCTACGTTCATCGTCAACGAGAACGGGAAGACCCTCGCCGATGCCCGAGGAGAGATGACCCGGGCGATGGAGTATGTCGAACATGCCTGTGCCGGGCCGGAACTTCTTAAAGGGAGCCATGCCGAGGACGTGGGGACGGGGGTGGACACCGTCTATATCCGGGAGCCCCTTGGGGTCTTCGTCTTTCTCCCCCCCTTTAACTTTCCTGCCATGATCGCCCTCTACTTCGTCTGGGCCCTGGCCGCGGGCGATACGGTCATCGTCAAGTCGAGCCGTCTCTGTCCCATGACGATCACCCGGATCTTCGAGATCGCCGAAGATTGCGGTTTTCCAAAGGGCGTCATCAACCTCCTTCACGGATCGGGAAGCGGGGTGGGCGAGGCCCTCATCACCCATCCCGGGACCGTCGGAGTCTCCTTTGTGGGCTCGTCCGAGATCGGAGAGCGCGTCTACAAGACGGCCATCCAGCACGGGAAGAGGGCCCAGTGCCAGGGAGGGGCCAAAAATCACGTCCTGATCGCGGAAGATGCGATCATCGACGAGGTGATGCAGAACGTCGTCGATTCCTGTTTCGGCCATGTGGGAGAGCGATGCTTCGCCGTCTCCAACGTCCTGGCCGTTGAAAAGGTTTACGAGAGGGTGAAGGAGAAATTTCTCGAGCTCTCGAAGCGGTTGGTCCTCGGCTACGGCATGGACCCGGGAGTGACCCTGGGCCCGGTCGTATCGAAGGAGGCCCTGAACGAGATGTTGATGGAGATCGAGGGAGGGATTCGCGAGGGGGCCAAGCTCCTGCTCGACGGCAGAAATCCCAAGGTGGAGAAGTACCCTAAAGGATACTTTCTCGGGCCCACGGTCTTCGAGGCCGAACCGGAGATGCGGATCTTCCAGATTGAGGTCTTCGGCCCCGTCCGATGCCTCAAAAAGGTGAAGGACCTTGCAGAGGGGGTGGAGATCATCAACCAGAGCCGTTACGGACACACGGCCAATATTTATACGGAAAATGGGGGTTGGGCCAGAGAATTTGCCCGGCGGGTCAATGTGGGGCAGGTGGGGATCAACATCGGGACCCCTGCGCCCATTGCCTATTTTCCGGTAGGCGGAAGGAAAATCTCGATGTTCGGCGATATCCGGGGCCGGGCCAACGAGGCCATCGACTTCTACACCGACAAGAAGGTGATCATCAGCCGGTGGCATTCCTCGTTCCAGGGATTGGCCAAGACCCTGGACGACGGGTTCGCGATGAAATACACCAAAAAGGCGTAA